In Juglans regia cultivar Chandler chromosome 13, Walnut 2.0, whole genome shotgun sequence, the following proteins share a genomic window:
- the LOC109020401 gene encoding receptor protein kinase-like protein ZAR1 has protein sequence MFPLVIFVLLFCHSHCLVGSLNDEGYALLSFKQCITVDPEGSLSNWNSSDESPCSWNGITCKEQRVVSISIPKTKLYGFLPSTLGVLPQLRHVNLRNNKLFGSLPVELFEAQGLQSLVLYGNSLSGSVPSEIGKLRYLQTLDLSQNFFNGSLPSSIIQCKRLKTLGLSQNNLTGSLPEGFGIGLVFLEKLDLSFNKFNGSIPSDLGNLSSLQGTVDLSHNLFSGSIPASLGNLPEKVYIDLTYNNLSGPIPQNGALMNRGPTAFIGNPGLCGPPLKNPCSSDTPGASPPSSIPFLPDNVPENPDDSAGKSQKARGLSKSAVIAIVVSDVIGICLVGLLFSYCYTRVCACGKGKEEIGYGFEKGGKGRKECLCFRKDESETLSENVEQYDLVPLDTQVAFDLDELLKASAFVLGKSGIGIVYKVVLEDGLTLAVRRLGEGGSQRFKEFQTEVEAIGKLRHPNLVTLRAYYWSVDEKLLIYDYIPDGNLATAIHGKPGMVSFTPLSWSIRLKIMKGIAKGLMYLHEFSPKKYVHGDLKPSNILLGQTMEPHISDFGLGRLANIAGGSPTLQSNRMATEKLQDQRQQKSATSEVTTISSGTSMGSNYQAPEALKVVKPSQKWDVYSYGVILLEMITGRLPIVQLGTSDMDIVQWIQLCIEEKKPLSDVLDPYLAPDAADKEEQIIAVLKIAMACVHSSPERRPAMRHVYDALDRLAMSTD, from the exons ATGTTTCCTTTGGTTATATTTGTTCTTCTATTCTGCCACTCTCATTGTCTAGTGGGTTCTTTGAATGATGAGGGCTATGCCCTTTTGTCATTCAAACAGTGCATTACAGTAGACCCGGAAGGGTCTCTGAGCAACTGGAACTCTTCTGACGAGAGCCCTTGTTCATGGAATGGGATTACTTGCAAAGAACAAAGAGTCGTGTCTATTAGCATCCCAAAAACGAAACTTTATGGGTTTCTTCCTTCTACTCTTGGAGTACTCCCTCAGCTCCGCCATGTAAATTTGAGGAACAATAAGTTATTTGGAAGCTTGCCTGTTGAGCTCTTTGAAGCTCAGGGGTTACAAAGTTTGGTATTGTATGGGAATTCCTTATCTGGGTCTGTGCCAAGTGAGATTGGGAAGCTCAGGTACCTCCAAACCTTAGATTTATCTCAGAATTTCTTCAATGGGTCTTTACCCAGTTCAATTATTCAATGCAAGAGACTCAAAACCCTTGGTCTCAGTCAAAATAATCTCACTGGTTCTCTGCCAGAAGGATTTGGAATTGGTTTGGTTTTTCTGGAAAAACTTGATCTTTCATTCAATAAATTCAATGGTTCCATTCCTAGTGACTTGGGAAATTTGTCCAGCTTGCAAGGCACCGTTGATTTGTCTCACAATCTTTTCTCTGGTTCGATCCCAGCCAGCCTTGGAAACCTTCCCGAGAAGGTTTATATTGATCTTACATATAACAATTTGAGTGGGCCTATACCCCAAAATGGTGCTCTAATGAACAGAGGGCCAACAGCTTTTATTGGGAATCCTGGGCTTTGTGGCCCTCCATTGAAGAATCCTTGTTCTTCAGATACACCTGGTGCGAGTCCCCCTTCCTCCATTCCATTTTTGCCGGATAATGTACCTGAGAATCCTGATGATAGTGCTGGAAAGAGCCAGAAAGCAAGAGGGTTAAGTAAGAGTGCTGTAATTGCGATTGTGGTGAGTGATGTAATTGGCATTTGCCTCGTGGGGTTGCTGTTCTCGTATTGTTATACGAGGGTTTGTGCATGTGGTAAGGGTAAGGAAGAAATTGGTTATGGTTTTGAGAAGGGTGGCAAAGGAAGGAAGGAGTGTTTGTGCTTTAGGAAGGATGAATCAGAGACATTATCAGAAAATGTTGAGCAGTACGACCTTGTGCCATTGGATACACAGGTAGCTTTTGATTTGGATGAGCTTCTTAAGGCATCGGCTTTTGTTCTAGGAAAAAGTGGAATTGGAATTGTGTACAAAGTTGTGCTTGAAGATGGGCTTACCTTAGCTGTGAGAAGATTAGGTGAAGGAGGTTCTCAAAGGTTTAAGGAATTTCAGACAGAAGTAGAAGCAATTGGAAAGCTAAGGCATCCTAATCTTGTAACCCTCAGAGCCTATTATTGGTCTGTTGATGAGAAACTGCTCATCTATGATTACATACCCGATGGAAACCTTGCTACTGCAATTCATG GGAAACCTGGAATGGTATCATTTACACCACTATCTTGGTCTATTCGGCTGAAAATTATGAAAGGAATTGCAAAGGGCTTGATGTATCTGCATGAGTTTAGCCCCAAAAAATATGTACATGGAGACCTGAAGCCAAGCAATATATTGCTTGGACAGACCATGGAACCTCACATTTCTGATTTTGGACTCGGGCGCCTTGCTAATATTGCTGGAGGGTCCCCAACCCTGCAATCTAACCGAATGGCCACGGAGAAACTGCAAGATCAAAGACAACAAAAGAGTGCAACCTCAGAAGTTACTACGATTAGTTCGGGTACTAGTATGGGATCTAATTATCAAGCCCCTGAGGCACTTAAAGTGGTTAAACCCTCCCAGAAGTGGGATGTTTATTCGTATGGGGTGATCCTACTAGAAATGATTACCGGAAGATTGCCCATAGTTCAATTGGGTACCTCAGATATGGATATTGTTCAATGGATTCAGCTTTGCATTGAAGAAAAAAAGCCACTTTCAGATGTTTTGGATCCATATTTGGCTCCAGATGCAGCAGATAAGGAAGAGCAGATTATTGCAGTTCTCAAGATCGCAATGGCTTGTGTTCATAGCAGCCCGGAAAGGAGACCGGCAATGAGGCATGTGTATGATGCTTTAGACAGGCTTGCCATGTCTACTGATTGA
- the LOC109020402 gene encoding uncharacterized protein LOC109020402, producing the protein MTDACIRAVVESVHSSSNQAVLHLAGGASLVIGWLLSVPGASNTVLEAVIPYSRMSMIQLLGKIPALFCSQQTAEEMALSAYNRALKLSRPGYPVVGLGFTGSLASTSPKLGDHRFCLSTRTTDRLWVSTVTLSKGLRTREQEDKVSSHILLKAMANACRVTATFDTGLTESDVSDECEKYFDDDQQLEQLINGQICFKIFPFSSDTNTSSSERKIILSGSFNPLHDGHLKLLEVAASICGDGYPCFEISAVNADKPPLSVSQIKDRVKQFEKFGKTVIISNQPFFYKKAELFPGSAFVIGADTAARLINPKYYDGNYKKMLEILLGCKNTGCTFLVGGRNVDGTFKVLEDLDIPEELRDMFISIPEERFRMDISSSEIRKSLGI; encoded by the exons ATGACGGACGCTTGCATCCGCGCCGTCGTTGAATCTGTCCACTCGAGTTCCAATCAGGCTGTTCTCCATCTCGCCGGCGGAGCCTctctg GTTATAGGGTGGTTGCTGTCGGTGCCTGGAGCTTCAAATACAGTCCTTGAAGCCGTGATACCTTATTCCCGAATGTCCATGATCCAATTACTTGGCAAG ATTCCTGCTCTGTTTTGTAGCCAACAAACGGCAGAAGAAATGGCTTTGTCGGCTTATAACCGCGCACTCAAGCTCTCTAGGCCGG GTTATCCAGTTGTTGGTTTGGGTTTTACCGGTTCTTTGGCTAGCACAAGCCCAAAACTTGGGGACCATCG GTTTTGCTTGTCAACAAGGACAACTGACCGGCTTTGGGTATCTACAGTTACACTGTCAAAG GGTTTGCGAACTAGAGAGCAAGAAGACAAGGTTTCAAGTCATATTTTACTTAAG GCAATGGCAAATGCATGCAGAGTTACAGCGACATTTGATACTGGATTGACAGAATCTGATGTATCTGATGAATGTGAAAAGTATTTCGATGACGATCAACAATTGGAGCAACTTATAAATGGGCAAATATGCTTTAAGATCTTTCCATTTTCAAGCG ACACAAATACATCAAGCAGTGAAAGGAAGATAATTCTATCTGGTTCTTTCAATCCGTTACATGATGGCCACCTCAAGCTCTTGGAAGTTGCTGCTAG CATTTGTGGTGACGGATATCCGTGTTTTGAAATATCTGCAGTTAATGCCGACAAACCTCCACTATCAGTATCCCAAATCAAAGATCGTGTCAAgcagtttgaaaaatttg GGAAGACAGTAATTATATCCAATCAGccctttttttataagaaagctGAGCTATTTCCAGGCTCTGCTTTTGTAATTGGTGCTGATACTGCAGCAAGGTTAATTAAT CCCAAATACTATGATGGAAACTACAAGAAGATGCTAGAGATACTCCTCGGATGTAAGAACACAGGATGCACTTTCCTTGTGGGTGGTCGTAATGTCGATGGTACTTTCAAG GTTCTCGAAGACTTGGACATTCCAGAAGAGTTACGAGACATGTTTATATCAATACCAGAAGAGAGGTTCCGCATGGATATATCTTCCAGTGAGATAAGGAAAAGTCTTGGAATCTAA
- the LOC108979905 gene encoding G-type lectin S-receptor-like serine/threonine-protein kinase At1g11410: MNSDKMLKILILVFLFFFPFCSSSTETLTQNQSLKDGQTLISKEKNFSIGFFSPANSNYRYLGIWFAKVTEQTLVWVANRNDPFNDSSGVLSINQDGNLILHDSFNRSLWSTNVSVQGQTSTTAQLLDSGNLVLVQENNKNVIWQSFDYPTDTLLPNMSLGLNRRTELDRFLTSWKSRDDPRTGDCIYKLNLTEAPQFFLYKGSIPYWRTGPWPWRSSAIKSNYKVNYINNGDEISFKYFFDDSAIITRLVVDNSRLLQQFVWNDGEHRWKEFWSAPIYRCDKYGQCGAYSICNPDDIDFECSCLPGYEPKSPRQWYLREGSEGCVRKKSGLSMCGNGEGFVKMERVKAPFSPIASQMYLSMMSYEACKQACLRNCSCTAFTSLNDEKETNCLQWYGELMDIEVHDDERYQSVNVRVDAADLAKYIRKSGGFLGNKGRLALVVMSIVVPLLPIILLTHIWLKKKKKTKVKRKLLNQSVNFTGNKGSLEGNELEDNNINLDQPIFDLSCIVAATDNFSPANKLGQGGFGPVFKGQLPNGQHIAVKRLSKSSGQGIEEFKNEVKLIAKLQHRNLVKMIGCCIQGKEKMLIYEYMSNKSLNFFIFDPTKISSLNWSKRFEIIIGIAHGILYLHHDSRLRIIHRDLKTSNILLDDEMNPKISYFGVARIFKGDQIQDRTNRVVGTYGYMSPEYAVFGKFSTKSDVFSFGVILLEIISGKKNSGSYMEHPSLTLIGHVWELWREDRALDIVDSSINESYVPHEVLRSIQIGLLCVQEDVRDRPDMLEVLLMLGLKLLPVYR; this comes from the exons ATGAACTCTGACAAAatgttgaagattttgattttagtctttctattcttcttcccattttgcAGTTCTTCCACTGAAACCTTAACACAAAACCAATCCCTCAAAGACGGCCAAACTTTGATATCCAAAGAAAAGAACTTCTCCATTGGCTTCTTCAGCCCAGCCAACTCCAACTATCGTTATCTTGGTATTTGGTTCGCCAAAGTGACAGAACAAACTCTGGTGTGGGTTGCAAACAGGAATGATCCTTTCAATGATTCCTCGGGAGTTCTCTCAATCAACCAGGATGGAAACCTTATTCTCCATGACAGCTTTAACCGTTCTCTCTGGTCTACAAATGTTTCTGTTCAAGGGCAAACCTCCACTACAGCTCAGCTCCTGGATTCAGGAAACCTAGTACTGGTCcaggaaaacaacaaaaatgtgATATGGCAAAGCTTTGACTATCCGACGGACACTTTGTTGCCAAACATGTCGCTTGGTTTGAATCGGAGAACCGAGCTCGACAGATTCTTAACATCTTGGAAGTCCCGAGATGACCCCAGAACTGGGGACTGTATCTATAAGCTAAATCTTACCGAGGCGCCACAGTTTTTCTTGTACAAGGGTTCAATCCCATATTGGCGGACTGGACCATGGCCATGGAGGTCTTCTGCAATAAAATCCAATTATAAGGTCAATTACATCAACAATGGAGATGAGATATCTTTCAAATACTTCTTCGATGACTCCGCAATCATCACAAGATTAGTGGTAGACAACTCCAGATTGCTCCAGCAATTTGTATGGAATGATGGTGAACATCGATGGAAAGAGTTCTGGTCTGCACCCATATATCGGTGTGACAAGTATGGACAGTGTGGCGCGTATAGTATTTGTAACCCAGATGATATTGATTTCGAATGTTCATGTCTCCCAGGGTATGAGCCAAAGTCTCCGAGGCAATGGTATCTCAGAGAAGGTTCTGAGGGTTGTGTAAGAAAGAAGTCGGGTTTGTCTATGTGTGGGAATGGAGAAGGGTTTGTGAAGATGGAGCGTGTGAAGGCTCCGTTTTCGCCTATCGCAAGTCAGATGTATTTGAGTATGATGAGCTATGAAGCGTGCAAGCAAGCTTGCTTGAGGAATTGTTCTTGTACAGCTTTTACGAGCTTGAATGATGAGAAAGAAACTAATTGCTTACAATGGTATGGAGAGTTGATGGATATTGAAGTGCATGATGATGAGAGGTACCAAAGTGTAAATGTTCGCGTGGATGCAGCAGATTTAG cCAAGTATATAAGGAAGTCCGGAGGTTTTCTTGGGAATAAGGGAAGGCTGGCTTTAGTAGTAATGTCTATTGTTGTGCCATTGTTGCCAATAATTTTGCTAACCCATATATggctaaagaagaagaagaaaacgaaaG TGAAGAGAAAGTTGCTCAATCAGTCTGTAAATTTTACTGGTAACAAAGGCTCTTTGGAGGGAAATGAGCTCGAGGACAATAATATAAACCTTGATCAACCCATTTTCGATCTAAGTTGCATAGTTGCTGCCACAGACAATTTCTCTCCAGCCAATAAACTTGGGCAAGGTGGTTTTGGCCCTGTTTTTAAG GGTCAATTACCTAATGGACAACACATAGCTGTAAAAAGGCTATCTAAGAGTTCAGGACAAGGAATAGAAGAATTCAAAAATGAAGTTAAGTTGATTGCAAAACTTCAACACAGAAATCTTGTCAAAATGATAGGCTGTTGCATTCAGGGGAAAGAAAAGATGCTGATTTACGAGTACATGTCCAACAAAAGCTTGaacttctttatttttg ATCCTACAAAAATTTCATCCTTGAATTGGAGCAAACGCTTTGAAATAATCATTGGGATCGCTCATGGGATTTTGTATCTTCATCACGACTCGAGGTTGAGAATTATCCATAGGGATCTTAAAACAAGCAATATTCTACTTGATGATGAGATGAAtcccaaaatttcatatttcgGTGTGGCTCGCATATTTAAGGGGGACCAGATTCAAGACAGGACAAATAGAGTTGTTGGAACATA TGGTTATATGTCACCAGAGTATGCAGTATTTGGAAAATTTTCGACAAAATCAGATGTCTTTAGTTTTGGTGTAATATTATTGGAGATCATAAGTGGCAAGAAGAATAGTGGTTCTTATATGGAGCACCCTTCCCTAACTTTGATAGGGCAT GTCTGGGAACTATGGAGAGAAGATAGAGCCTTGGACATAGTTGATTCATCGATAAATGAGTCATATGTTCCCCATGAAGTCTTGAGAAGCATTCAAATTGGGTTGTTATGTGTGCAAGAAGATGTTAGAGATCGACCAGATATGTTGGAAGTTCTGCTTATGCTAG gCTTAAAGCTTCTTCCTGTTTATCGGTAG